The following DNA comes from Astatotilapia calliptera chromosome 6, fAstCal1.2, whole genome shotgun sequence.
ggatcggatatcggagaaaaataaaaaatgtaatccgatccattaaatatcacgaaagcacctcacaaaacttgcaacacgccgtaactcgcctcagaacgttagcactcggagcagtatgcatcacgtgatagagcggctgtggcatgcgggacctgtcggtggtctggatagcatgtggagcttcgctagctacccggcatttcatctccgacaaagttatccccgagagaagtaaagcaagtgtgtaagtccatctctgaatgtttgtaaagcattcctgcgttaagcttaacaagcgatatatggagcgactgcctcttcttgctgctacttcaatcatgaaactgatcaatgatcagctgatcggcttttctgtcgcgagtccgtgtctcttgtttgcttttggcccactttgcaccagaaagaggaaaccagcagctgaacaacagcagcacgtttaagcttgatcagctgttgttagaatttatttaatattactttctacttgaggatctttttctacgtagctgacgctggtagctgtgcaggggcggatctagcaaagtttagccaggggggccgatagggcattaacagggaaaagggggcacaaagacatacttttctttcttattctcatttaaaatgtcttgtttttaataattaattatctgacacccaaagttttaatttgatgtaaaatgaatagaagtcaattactgtatatagtaactattaagtctaatatatataccctagtaagctatagtactttttcctttgggaaggtaccatctgtgcagtctgcaattttgttgaagaaagctgttgaatctatttaatatttcttgaaaaataattgatttctgtgcattttttttcacactgcatcaaattaaggttgattacgttgattaagcatcatgaggtggcgcgtgaggggtggttccctattttttatttatttatttttgttgttgctgggagttggaaccctattagttaggttgcttaatatttacgctaagtactctttaaaataccagaatagggaggatggtgtaggtttaagtttattagattgatcagtattgctgaactatgaaatattctcttttgcatacaggtataacagaatagctttagtgtagttgttgttttaaacttgagtatgaacttatacaaaatgcagcaagatatttaaaaaacagttttgttgattaaaaaacactatatcggattcatatcggtatcggcagatatccaaatttatgatatcggtatcggtatcggacataaaaaagtggtatcgtgccatctctactcaAGGTTCAGTATTCTGAAATGGAAATGCAAAGCCAGAACTTGATTAGAACAATAACCTCTCACCGCTAGATGGCGCTATTATCATTGTAATCAAGTTAATTAGAGCACTTTGGCCTTAGTTAATGTGGGATATAAGGATGAGGTAATTACTGTTAGTTAACTTGACATGAATGCCCCTTTTTTCATCACAGGATCAGCTTGTTCACTTTCAGCagcacacatacaaactccaagcGGCCAATCAGAAACTGGAATCGGTAAGTGACGGTTAATTAAAAGTGTGTTAAATTGCTGCCTCCCAATTAGCCACGGTATTGAAATGTTATGCACTTCTCTGAAATTGACCCTGCTCTAATAATTAATCTTTTAACTAAGCGAATTGGTTTTCTAAATCACTCCTGTAGTCACCCAGAACTGTCAGGCTGTATAATTGACTGTCAGCTCACCTGGTAATCCTCTAACTAGATTCTTTTTAAGTCGTACTCTCTGCTCTCCCTCTGCCGCTCTCTCTCTATCCTACAGTCACAGATAATTCAGCACTagagattatttatttatttagagacACGACTGACCTGTATTTGGGCTTAACCTTGCTCGGAGATTAAGGAGTACAAAatattgtggattttttttattcacacaaaAACTTGTgaacgcacatacacacacgccaGGTGCTTGGTCACAATACACTGTATAAAGAGATTGTATAGTAATACTATATCCCtctaatgcatttttaatgggAAGGCAAGCTTTAGGCTCTCCCCCCTCTGACTGTTCATGCAAGCAGCCTGTTTCTTTCACAGCATGGAGAGTGACTGGCTTTGTAGTAATCACTGACAGAGACACCTCGGGGTTTAATGTAAAAGGACACTGAAAAATGTATTAGAGACAAGGTTGATTTGGATGTTGTTAATGTTGGAGCTGTGTTTGCAATCATGCCACACAAATGGCAGTCGTGTCTCTCTtgcaacacacagacaaaccagcaGTTCCTGAAGACAGTGACAGAGCAGAGCACGGAGATGGAGGAGCTACACAGCCAGCTCAGGTAACAGGCTACTGGCTGCCATCAGAGGTCATGTTCTGTTAGTGTGTAACTACTACACAACATGCtacactggactgaaaatcaccTTCTCCCATGTCCTGTAACTTTGTGTAAATTGAAGTTGTTTCATAAATGGAGGTTATATTTGAGGAAGAGCAGTGTGAAGTAAAAGTCTCAAAGTGTCCAATAACACGACATCTCTACCCCTGAGTTCTTTTAAGTCTTAAAgtttaaatgtatgttttaaGCTGTGAGCTTGATATTTGCCAAAAAGACATCTTTTCAACTGACATTTagcaaaaatgaagaaaatgaggttttttttgttttgttttctcttgttttttttttaattgtccaaatatatttttcagtAACCCAGACAGGCTGCTATAAATTCTAGCTGACAGTTAATTTGCTATTTAATttgtgtgggggttttttttctcctttctctgtcCTTATGTAGGCAAGCCAAAGCTGAATTGAGGACAGCCACAGCCAAAGTGGATGAAATGACCAAGCTGTTGCAGAATCTCCAGGAACAGATGCAGAGACgggttagaaaaaaagaaaatataaatacatatatttgcCTAATTCATGAATATTCATGAAAAAAGACCAATACTTTACTTGTTTCAGGAGCATGAAAGGACTCTTGATTTGATCAGTTATAGTTGAGATGCTGAAAATATTGCACTctgcatagttttttttttttcttaatcccTCAAACTAAAGCTGGAATTCtgcattttgtacttttttcccttttttttcaacATAAGTTGTGTGTGACAAGTTAAAAAATGTCAGCCTATCTGTTTTAATAATCTGAAATTAGATTCCTGCATACTTACAACTCTATTTTGAAAGACAGATACAGTTATGGCCCTACGTTTAGACAGTGTGTCTTTGCtttgattttaaattttaaatcaaacgctgcagactttcagctttaattcaaggcttttaaaaaaagtactgCAATAACTGTTTGAACTGAATTACTGACAATTTTATATATAGTTGCACAAATGTCTAATGCCTGATTATTACATGAAAAGTTAAGTTAATTCCAACTGTTGAACTTGAAGAATAGCATCTAACCAAGTCAAGAGGATTCTCAAACAGGTACATAGGCATGTCACTGTCAAAGTCTATGATCAAGAGGAAGACGGTAAATACAGAGGGTTTACAATAAGCTGCAGACAACTGGTTACACTAAAGTATAGGAAGCCCACATTAGTctaagaaaacatttaaaagagccTGCTAGGTTCTGAAAATAATGTTTAGACAGATGAAACTAAGATTAACTTGCGCCAGAATGATGAAAGGGTAAAGTATgacggagggaaaaaaaacgcCTCATGAGCAGAAGCATCTCTCAAACACCGTGGAAACTTGATCACAAGTGAGTTAGGGATGTTGTTATTGCTGATACAGTGTTGAATGAACAGAGAAATCCTCTTTCTGGATcgtgcttcactgtgctaatggaTAATGATACAAAGCCCACTGCGAAAGTAACAAAAATTGAGTGTTCTTTAATGGCCTAGTCAGTCACTTGATCTCAACCCAACAAAGTTActgatgaaaaaacagaaaatgatatAAACTGAAGGCAGCTGCAGCAAGGGCCTagcagagcatctcaagggaggaaaTGCAGCATTTGATAATGTCCATGAATATTGACTTCAGATGGTCATTAACTCCAAATGATTTTCATTCaagtacaaaaaaaccctccattttttttaaatttaaaattgttAGTTTATCCAATGACTTTACTAAAGTGTAATTCAGTCACATCTTGATCTTTTTGGATGgaggcaaaattaaaaaaaaaaaatggtgtccTTGTCCCAAACTCTGGACCTAACTGTATGCATATGTGTTTAGGAAGAGGACATGGGTGAAGCACGGGGCCGTGAACACGCAGCAGACAGACGACTGCAGCAGCTTCAGGCAGCCCTGAGCCAGCTGGAGACCAGGTCAGCCCATGTTAAACTGTTGGCTTTCACTTGCTGGCTGTCAGCTAAGATGGAACAGTGGTTGAGATTAGGAAAGCACTGCCAGCGTATTGATCTAATAGAAAGTCATGGAATTTTACATCAGTGCTTCAGTGTTTATGGGGTCAAGCAATAGTTTTCTGACTTTCTTTCTGCTGCTGGGTATCCTTTCTTTTCTGCAATCCCAGGCTAAAAGCTGCATCACAGGAGGCAGAGGCAGTTCGCAGAGAACAAACTGTGTGGGAGCGAaaggtgggggaactccaggcacGTTGCACCACTCTCGAAGAGGAGAAGTATGAAGCCCTGTCTAAAGTTCGAGAGAGCGTTCAAGTGGCCGAAGAAGCCACATTGCACAAAGACCAGGTAAATGCAGTTACTTTGGacctttcagtgttttatcGCGTTTGTTTTAAATGGCAGAGTCGTCTTTTTGACATATTCGACTGCATCTTCTAAATAGTTTTCAGATCTCTCCTCAATTGCCTATTTGTATCTGCCTTTACTTTTCACTTCAGGCCCTGTTAAGAGAGaagcagaaaacagaagagctggaaaagacaaaggaagcaatcAAGCAGTTGATCTATGATGCTGCAGTCCGCACCAAGAAGGAGGTACACGGTTACTAAATAGCTAGATGAATGCTTCTCCTAAAAATACACTCATGTAATTTGATTCGTGTGTGACTAAAGTCTACTTTGAAGCAAGTCGCATCATTACTTAAAAGCAATAGATGACATCAGGGTATTTGCTGCCAAATCTGTATGCTTTCTTTCGAAAATGGCAattctgaaaatgaaagaaaaccaaagtttTTGATTCATAATTAGTTTTACAAGGAGAAGTGCAACCTCCAACTGTACCTTGTGCTTagccatacttttttttttttttaacatatgagGCACTAAGCTGAAAGCAAAGCCCTGCTCTTTACCCTGTGTAACCCTGGAGACATGGTGATTAATGCTCTGTTAATGGATCTTTTTCATCAAGGCCTTCAACTGTTTAATCCTATTAATGTAAAATGGTATGACTGAAGCACTAGCTGTCATCTTAGTCTCTTGCTGGCCCTCAACATGGGATGATATTCTAGAGATTAAATGGTGATGCTTTTAGACTTTTTCCAAATCATGGGGCTTTGCCTTTAACATGCCTTTGCTTACCTAGCTTACAGGTAATTTTGTCATTGAAGACAGtttaagtttaaatattttagtCAAAGTGggtcaatgtttttttttttttttaccttaatcTACTCTGTCCCTCATTCTCATTTAAGGCAGTTCAGTCTTAAGATAAGGTCATGTAATGAAGAATTACTTACAGTTGAGAGTCAGACCTCAGACTTACCTGAAGGCATGAGAGCCACTCGAACTGATAAGTGTGAGGGAAGAAATTTTCAAAAATGGAGGCCAGAGATTACAATTAAACTGTATTCACAGTCAGCTTGCATGTAATCTGTTTTTTGACAGTTTGCAgtattgtttttatgtgtctttAATATGCAAGTGCATTATATACTTGCATCAGGAAGGATGTATATGCAGGTGACACAAAGAAATGTCCATAGTTTAAGGCTATTGTTCTTGATTATGTAGTGAAGAATATCAGTTTAACAAAAGCAAGCAGGTAACACAAATGTAAACAATGGCCTGATGGTCCTTTAAATGtctgtgaagaagaaaatgcTTTTGATAATTTTCACTTTAACTTTCTCACTTGAGATTTTGATGGGGATGGCATTTGTATTCAATACTTTTAGTGACTTGTCAGGAAGTAAGGCTGTGATGACTTAGCAAGATTTAGCATATTCACTGAATTACGAGGAAAGCACATAATATCATAGTAGCGGCAACACTATAAAGTGTAATTAAGAATTTGCAGCAATTGCTTCTTTTTTGGTTGCTATagttattgttttttctgtttgttttatgaCCTTTGTCTCATTATTATCTGTTGtttcatatatacataaatCAAGTCAGTAAATACATCACTATGTtgctgcttgatgtttattttcATCTTGACTTTTTATGGTTTCAATCTTCAGCAAATCTAGTTTGATTTCAGTGTACTAATGTATATGACTATATTGTTCACGCATTGACACTTCTTCCTTAAGTTACCAAGTGTGCTATTGAAAAGTTAAAATAGGAGTAGTCAAAGCAAAAGTCTAAACACAGACTGCTTTTCCTTATATCTGCACTTAACTCAGATGGTTAAGTTCAGGAGTTAAGCCTTTTTGTGACCATTAAAAGTCAGTCTAAGGGGAAGGAAAAGCAAAGGAGCTAAACTCCCCATATTTGAGCTTTATGACTTTATCTTTTAACAGGTGGGAAATGTTCGCAAACAGTGCAATGTTCAAATCCACCGTATGGCAGAGGAGCTGTCTGCACTGCAGCTGGTAAGAAATTGTCCAACTAAGAGGGCAAACTCATTTCAAAATCACCATAAATCCTTTTATAGCGTCTACCTGTCCACTCATTTCTGTCTCCTACCAACATTTTTTCCCGTCTCCTCTTCTTTCCGACTCTGTCTAGGAGTGTTCAGATAAAGAGTCTCAGATTGAAAGGTCCCTACGAGAGAGAAAAGCTGTAgaggaggagctggagaaggTATCTGAATTTATCAGGGGAAATGCAGGAAAGACGCTGCAAAAAGTTGTTCCAGTGTTTTGATGATGTTTGATTATGTGGTTTTGTGAATGTGCTGAGGCACTGCTGATCATTTTAATAGTCTGCTGTGTTTCGTGTCAGGTATATAAGGAAGGCAGGGCAGAGCCAGAGTTCAGGAAGATTGATGCCCTTCATCAGAGGTGTCTAGATGCTGAGAGGCAGAGGGAAGACATAAGTCTCACTCTGCAAAGCACGCAGAACAAACTTAAAACGATGGAGATGGAGTAAGTGCACTATAGATTTGCTCTTCGTTATTTGATCCGTAAGTATTCTGCGCATCAGGTTTAGTGCTCTGCTTTTACTTTGCTCATTATTTCTTCCAATCTTTTACCCGTAGGTATAGCGAGGAGCTGTCACGATGCCAGGAAGAAGTGCGACGCCTGCAGAGCTCTCTGGCTTCAGCCCGCAATGACTGCATCGATGTCAGCGAAGAGCGGCTGCAACTGCAGCAGGAGAACTTTCAGCTCCGCAAGGAGATGGATGAGTTGCGCAAAGCCACCCTGCAAGTCCAGAATAAGGCCAAGCAACAGGTAAATGGGAAGGATTGGAATCGATAATGATTAATAATCCAAATTTGGGAAATTTGGGCTTCCTATGTGTCTTGGAGTTCCCATAATGCATTCTAATAATAACGATAACAAATTGCAACCCTGCCTAATAAATTAccgcatttaagaaaaaaaaatcaagggttaattaattaaaagtttTTCTAGCCTCATGACATTGTCTGGGATAATTTCTGAGGTATGTGTAAAATCTGTGAAATGGTCCTTTAAATAAAGTGGAATAATAAAGTGTTATATTTTTGATTAACTGCTGAAAAGCCATTGTCAGTAGTAGGATAGCTAGATATATAGCATAAAACAGGGTTTACACACAAGTGATAATGTACCATTACATAATTTATTTGACCATTTAAAAAGAGTTTGAAACTTTATATAACCTCATCCCTTCAGGTATCTAAGTTGGAGCAAGAGTACAGCTTGAAGGAGCAAGAACTGGATGCACGAGTGAGGGAGCTGGAGGAAAGCAGTCGAAGTTCTAGCGCTGATCTCACTCGACTTCTTACAGCTCAGCAGAAAAGTACACAGCGATGGAAGGAAGAGGCCAAGAACCTGGTCCACGCATTTGAGACTAAAATCACGACCCTTAAGTAAGACTtttgaaattgtatttttaagatTACTAATGCAAGGACAGAAGGGCACAAAAAGAGATGTGCTTTTAAACTAAAGGGTTACAACTTCACAACTTAAATGCCAGATGACTTACAAGAAAACATGACTTTGTACAGGACTCTGTCCAGTCCTGTACAAAACAAAGTACACTCTTATTGATTCAATAGGAAATAAAAGGGAAATAGCAGCCACGTGCTGGTTGTCAAGtacacttgattaactgatcagcaagtgtgaccacCTATATAAAAGCAGACGTTTGCTCAGGTTGGTGGTCAGGTGTGCCTTAACATAATATAACAGTCTTCCAAGGAGTGGATGCCTTGGCAAGTTCACCTGAGCTCAAACCATCAGAAAaattggaattaaaaaaaaaaagaagaaataaaaagtaacACAAGAGCTACAACTCAAACTCTGCAGGCCCTAGTTAGCATGGcacatgttaaagttcatgagaATATAATTAGAAATAGAATGAAAAAGTAGTGCTTGTTTGTTAAGGTTTCCTGAAGAAAGCCTCTTCCGTGGACACTTCTAGGACTGTGTATTCCTGTGAAACCTTTTTTCACATGACTAACTTACAAACTCTTCTACACTGACAACTGTGAGTGTGACTTGACTGGGTAATTACTATGTGCTTGTGCACCTCAGGAGTTGTTGCCTGACACTCTTTCATTCCTCACACAAAACTAAAGCGATTAGTTCCCATAATGCTTTAGGGTGTTGAGGTATATTACCtatatttgtttacattttagcaTGGTTCAATGAAAATTAGGTATTCTTCCACTTTTATATAGATGTACTGACATCTGTTACAGAATTCCTGTGTCactaacattttaaaagataTTTGCAAGCAACTATTTGATAAATAGCAATAAATCTGCTTAAAAtgtgagagaaacaaacacaggtGTAACATCCTGTGAGGCATAGGTCATGCTGAATTTAAAACTGTGCATTCTTTGTGTTCAGCATTGGCAGAGTTATGACTCAGATGGGAGCTTGAGTACCTTAATTGCTTCCATGAACTGTAGGTCATTGCTGGTGCCGCTATTGACCACGCTGATAAATGGGCCAAATGGGCAGGTCGAAACTCAATAACTGAGCTAAAGTTGGTTTCGAAACATCGGTGTGCAGCTGACCCTTTCACCTTACACAGCATACTTTGCCTGTATCTCTGGCtgctttcattctttttcattttttaaaacaacccACTGTAGAAAAATTTGAAACAGTgggttgttttaaaaaatgaaaaagaatgaaattggaaaaagaaatatttaatacAGCAGtctacaaaatgaaataaaaagttttaattaaatgtaaagaaatattCTCAGTCTGAAACTTTACAGTTTTATCTGTAACAGTGAAACAAAGTTTAAGTAACAGATACATTtcaacagcagctgaaacaaaAGTTGACTTGGCCCTCACTGACAGATGGTTGGACtcgtctttttaaaatgttcatttcagGGCTGAGCTGAATCGACAGAAGCAGCGTTCACGTGAGCTGGAGGCGCAGCTTCAAACTGACCATGACACAATTTCTGAGGTTTGAgcgacacacaaacacacactagaGATTATTGTAAGAGAAAAGTGAAACTGGTCATTTCTCAAATAATTCTTGTATTATATGTGAAtgactttgtctttttctttaagcCTGTTAATAGGTGTTAGCCTCTGCAGATGTCAGGCCTTCGCAGCAGCTAAGAAAAATGTCAGCGCTCTTTAACAACTCAGTGATTCTAGAAGTTCTAGGAGTTTATGTTGTAGAATTTGCTTTCATCTTATGAGCTCAAACCTGATGTTTGAGAGCAGTTTTTCTCACATAATGCACAGATGCAGCAAGAATAATTTAAAGAATGTACCATGAACTGAAACAGCTTGGGTTTGTTCAGAAACAAATGAATTGCACTGATGTTGTCAagattttgcatatttttaaaatgcaaagctTGCATCTGTGAACAGCAGCCTGAAAACAAGTGTGTCTGCGGTAATGGAAAATGATAATTCCACCATATGTTCCTTGGTACTTTAGtacttaaaaaaagcaaaaggtttAACACTGAGACATTTGTGTTTTACTCCATGTGTAACTAATTGATACATGTTTTGTGCAGTATGAGAAGCAGCTAGCGGAGTATCAAGAGAAGACTAGTCGTCTCCAGAGACGGCTGACGCAAGCGGAACAAAGGGCAACTACTGCTTCACAGCAGGTATGGGTAACTAATCTAGTGTGCTGGTCCCTGTGATGGGCTGCCATCGTGAGAGTCGTGCTAGGAGAAATATGTGTTTTTACTATCCCTTTGTTGTCTGATTGAAAACTGATATTATTTGTGGTTGTGctcgtttcattttactttttgttttgtttttttctaatagcTGAATAGGTTGCAATCTCAGCGAAGAAAAACAGCCTCGGTGGATCTAGAGCATGTCTAATGTGGTACAAGAAAGCACTGCTTTCATGTTTTCCATTCTTTTTGTGTACCAATGCTatatgaaaaatgaatttttcattttgttataaaaaataaaactaatttaaaataatcttttttgtGTGGGTGTGGCGGATTTATTAATAATTAGCTGTGAGAAATTAATATACCGACAAAGATTACTGATTGATTGAATGAAATGTCCAGTCCCAAATTGTCTTCATGGGCTCACAAGTCACTATTATAATTGCATCTGCAGATATTAAATGACAACTCCTTAGGGCAATTTTACAGATGAAATACAAATTCTAATTCCTTCTCAGCAACATATAGATGAGGGGGAAAAGATAACCTAATACATTATCTCAAAAGTGTGTGGACTTCATATCAGTAATTATACAAATATTATATAAACTGTAGTAGAAgttgcatttacatttatctgTTAAATATTCTGTTTTGCACCCACATATGAATCAAAGCCACTCAAATGTTTCTTGATCTCAGAAACCTTTGGTGTAAAACACAGCAAGGGCACAGTTAACATaaccaataaaacaaacaagacgCACTCTGAGAGAGGAAACTTCTGCCAAGTCAGCTCACTCtgggcagtatttacttttaagggatTAGTATTAAAAattttatatattcattttgttttctttgttctttttaaaaatactttaacaTTTTTGTAGTGCATTAAAAATCGGATAAGAGTAGCCTGACAGATAGACATGTACAAGTAGGTCATGGATAATAGTTATTAATTTGTAAGTAACTGGACATAAATAAGTTAAActtattataatatataaagTAAATTTCTAAGTAACTAGATATCTCGTTCTcttgaaaatacttttttttaaaagatctaACACATTTTGGGGTCAACTTGGAAGAAGGGCAGATATGAAATGTTAAAGTGAGATCAGAGGTCTGGATGCAAACTATAATGTGATACTTAGAATCCACATATACCAATCatcattttgtaaatgttgcaatacaaatttttaattttaaggaTAGTTTTAAGTGGTCATTACATTacaaatcattttctttatgtTGACAATACACAACACAGAATCGtagtttcagaatcagaatactttattgatccctgggggaaattattttttgttacagtgctccattataaaccaacattaagacaagacagacaatacactaactaagaatagtacaatatatacatatatataaatacatacataagtcactcataaataaatagctgaaaaagaaacatgcgTAGCTGTTCTAGGTTATACAGCTTTTTGTCAATTTCCAATGAGTAACTCAATGAATTAaccttgaagaccttggtgGTTGAATCAGAAacaaaatactttattaatcccagatgAAATTTTGTaagccaaattttaatggaCTGTTAACATGACTACACTATGCCCCTGCAAGTTTTTATCAGAATTCACTAAAATGCTACCAGAAACATAACCTACTTGGCAGATAGGTTCATGGTAATAACTTTAGTGGTGCATACATAGGCAGGTTGGCTATTTCTTCCTGCATTCTACTAAACAGAGCTGTTTTGGCTGCGGAGTCACATTTAGCACTCTATCAGACACGCCAGCTTTCTTTCAGAAAATTAATGTTTATAGGAGAATATACATGGATACAAAAAGGTATTCAAGAAATGCCCTATAGTTACCCCATGTTGATGAAGCACTTCTAATGAGTAACACACGTGTTTACTATGCTGTCTCATGGTACCTCCAAAGATATCCTTATCTTGGGAAGCACAGAGGATGTCCAGGTTGTAATGCGTAGCACTCTTATGCAGGCTATTGTAAAACAGCAGCATTGTTTCAGATTTGTAATTGCGTATCCTTCGtgcctctgtgtttgtttttgtgtgaaagTACTCCTGGATGACAGCATTATCTGTGCGTGTGCAGTAGCATCTTCATGCTTTGTAGTTCGCATCAAGCAGAGGGTGGACAAATTGCTAAGACAGCTGATCCTCTTTAACCAAACATTGGTAAAggctataaaaaaaagaatagattGATCTTTAATTTGGCTCTAAGTGATTCTTGTCTTAGTAGTAAAGGCTTGTATACTTTTTAAATGCAGATGTGCTTTGATTCACATTGACTCTACCCTT
Coding sequences within:
- the sclt1 gene encoding sodium channel and clathrin linker 1; translation: MEAELEFLRDQVRRLNSALSQYQYGHGALSTSSQVEEERRTESPVPWISDRGIMAPLIAEYDRHMEEMTEQLQRYQTQMTDVKLKLERVVKENERLHAELRESVEKQLHALPTASGVEGSTLEEDAVIKNLQEQVQLSEQERMQAMELWQTTAQELDRLQQVYQKTISEGQIHDSQRQQLKDQLVHFQQHTYKLQAANQKLESTNQQFLKTVTEQSTEMEELHSQLRQAKAELRTATAKVDEMTKLLQNLQEQMQRREEDMGEARGREHAADRRLQQLQAALSQLETRLKAASQEAEAVRREQTVWERKVGELQARCTTLEEEKYEALSKVRESVQVAEEATLHKDQALLREKQKTEELEKTKEAIKQLIYDAAVRTKKEVGNVRKQCNVQIHRMAEELSALQLECSDKESQIERSLRERKAVEEELEKVYKEGRAEPEFRKIDALHQRCLDAERQREDISLTLQSTQNKLKTMEMEYSEELSRCQEEVRRLQSSLASARNDCIDVSEERLQLQQENFQLRKEMDELRKATLQVQNKAKQQVSKLEQEYSLKEQELDARVRELEESSRSSSADLTRLLTAQQKSTQRWKEEAKNLVHAFETKITTLKAELNRQKQRSRELEAQLQTDHDTISEYEKQLAEYQEKTSRLQRRLTQAEQRATTASQQLNRLQSQRRKTASVDLEHV